The Brassica napus cultivar Da-Ae chromosome C7, Da-Ae, whole genome shotgun sequence genome has a segment encoding these proteins:
- the LOC125590411 gene encoding secreted RxLR effector protein 161-like — MDESKSVSTPVGAHFKLSSLDDAEAETNMEDIPYANAIGSIMYAMIGTRCDLGYGLGLVSRFLSKPGMVHWTAVKWVLRYLKGTQDLKLCFRKNEAFKVEGFYDSDFSSDLDKRMSISGYIFMAGGNTISWRSSLQSVVALSTTEAKYMALVEAVKEGMWLRGLAEELGFKQDTVEISCDSQSALCLAKNNVYHERTKHISRKMHFIRDIIAQGDVSVKKICTSKNHADILTKVVPVKKFEEEVDFLGMSEH, encoded by the coding sequence ATGGATGAGTCAAAGAGTGTGTCAACGCCTGTTGGTGCACATTTCAAATTGTCTTCCTTAGATGATGCTGAAGCAGAGACAAATATGGAGGATATTCCATATGCTAATGCTATCGGAAGCATAATGTATGCTATGATAGGCACGAGGTGTGATCTGGGATATGGATTGGGGTTGGTTAGCAGGTTTTTGAGTAAGCCTGGGATGGTTCATTGGACTGCGGTTAAGTGGGTATTAAGGTACCTGAAGGGAACACAAGATTTGAAACTGTGCTTCAGGAAGAATGAGGCATTTAAGGTTGAAGGTTTCTATgattctgatttttcttcagaTCTGGACAAGAGAATGTCGATCTCAGGTTATATTTTCATGGCTGGTGGTAATACAATCAGCTGGAGATCAAGTCTACAAAGTGTAGTGGCTCTGTCAACGACTGAAGCAAAGTATATGGCGCTGGTTGAAGCGGTCAAAGAAGGAATGTGGTTAAGGGGCTTAGCGGAGGAGCTTGGATTCAAGCAAGACACGGTGGAGATATCGTGTGACTCTCAAAGTGCATTGTGTCTAGCCAAGAACAATGTGTATCATGAGAGGACTAAGCACATCAGCAGAAAGATGCACTTCATCAGGGATATTATCGCTCAAGGTGATGTAAGTGTGAAGAAGATCTGTACTTCTAAGAATCATGCTGATATATTAACCAAGGTTGTTCCGGTTAAGAAATTTGAGGAAGAGGTGGACTTCCTTGGGATGTCCGAACACTGA
- the LOC106373375 gene encoding uncharacterized protein LOC106373375 yields MEVKDGKSAFFWFDNWLQLGKLIDITGAVGTQYLGIPCNARVCEVVSHEQWNVRGHRRRHYHALHERIQREPIPDAQQGSDVVLWKHSDDDFKPWFSSLKTWEQIREKKATVPWSRAVWFTQGVPRYTFIVWLAVRNRLSTGDRMRAWGIQRSCVLCGEKDETRDHVFFACRYSYTACDKLASRLSGNITDPDWTSSLQLVNTNNLQKYLIGSC; encoded by the coding sequence ATGGAGGTTAAGGATGGGAAGTCAGCGtttttttggtttgataatTGGTTGCAGCTTGGAAAACTTATTGACATCACTGGCGCTGTCGGTACTCAGTATCTAGGCATACCTTGTAATGCTAGAGTCTGTGAGGTAGTTTCTCACGAGCAGTGGAATGTTAGAGGTCATAGAAGGCGACACTATCACGCACTGCATGAACGCATTCAGAGAGAACCGATACCAGATGCTCAGCAAGGCAGTGACGTGGTATTATGGAAGCATTCTGATGATGACTTCAAGCCCTGGTTCTCTTCTCTTAAAACTTGGGAGCAGATTCGAGAAAAGAAGGCTACGGTACCTTGGAGTCGCGCTGTCTGGTTCACTCAAGGAGTACCGCGGTACACATTTATTGTCTGGTTGGCGGTCAGAAATAGATTATCTACAGGTGATAGAATGAGAGCTTGGGGCATACAGCGGAGCTGTGTTCTGTGTGGGGAGAAAGATGAAACGCGTGATCATGTCTTCTTCGCATGTCGCTACTCCTACACAGCTTGTGACAAGCTGGCAAGCAGACTCAGTGGGAACATAACAGACCCGGACTGGACGAGCTCTCTGCAACTAGTGAACACAAACAACCTGCAAAAATACTTGATCGGATCTTGCTGA
- the LOC106373373 gene encoding LOW QUALITY PROTEIN: endo-1,4-beta-xylanase 4 (The sequence of the model RefSeq protein was modified relative to this genomic sequence to represent the inferred CDS: inserted 2 bases in 1 codon), which yields MKRFNNGVFHFVVFISILLFLGPGLCMHPFSYDHSLKSECLMELPQTINTGERFQELKIKGNGENGKVXQKGDIYSISAWVKLRNEKKRAVRITLRGKNVRYVDGGQVMAKNGCWSLLKGGFIVNVSAPVDIFFKSDGSAAAEISVQNVRLQRFNKTQWRLQQDQVIEKIRKSKVRFQLSFQNKSPVEGSFISIKQIRPSFLLGCAMNYRILESDSYREWFVSRFRLTSFTNEMKWYTTEEVRGQENYTLADAMMQLAEENKILVKGHTVLWDDKKWQPIWVKSITDPDDLKNVTLNRMNSVMKRYKGRLIGWDVINENLHYSYYEDMLGKNASAMIYSLASKIDPDIPLFINEYNTVEYAKGVGSPINVKNKMQEIVSYPGNMNIKGGIGAQAHFVPAQPNLPYMRSALDTLGSLGFPVWLTEVDMPKCPDQVKYMEEVLREAYSHPAVQGIILYAGPEMSGFNKLTLADNDFNNTKAGDLIDKLLQEWQQEPAEIPVEYHEHNDEEQSRIIGFSPEVSLLHGHYTVTVTNPSMKNFSTTFSLEVTTESGQLQVVQLELDV from the exons ATGAAGAGATTCAACAATGGCGTTTTCCACTTCGTGGTTTTTATCTCTATTCTTCTTTTTCTGGGTCCAGGGCTTTGCATGCATCCTTTCTCCTACGATCATTCTCTAAAATCAGAG TGCCTCATGGAGCTTCCACAAACTATAAATACTGGAGAACGATTCCAAGAATTGAAGATCAAAGGAAATGGAGAAAACGGAAAAGT TCAGAAAGGGGACATATACAGCATATCTG CTTGGGTAAAGTTGAGGAATGAGAAGAAAAGAGCAGTAAGAATAACTTTGAGGGGAAAGAATGTCAGATACGTTGATGGAGGTCAAGTTATGGCGAAGAACGGATGCTGGTCTTTGCTTAAAGGCGGTTTTATCGTCAATGTCTCGGCCCCTGTCGACATTTTCTTCAAG AGTGATGGCTCAGCGGCCGCAGAGATAAGTGTACAAAACGTGAGGTTGCAACGGTTCAACAAAACACAGTGGAGACTCCAGCAAGACCAAGTCATTGAAAag ATTCGAAAGAGCAAGGTGAGATTTCAACTGAGCTTTCAGAACAAAAGCCCAGTAGAAGGATCATTCATTTCCATAAAACAGATCAGACCATCGTTCCTCCTTGGCTGTGCTATGAACTACCGAATCTTGGAAAGTGATAGCTATAGAGAATGGTTTGTGTCACGGTTTAGACTAACTTCCTTCacaaatgaaatgaaatggtATACAACTGAGGAAGTGCGAGGCCAAGAGAACTACACATTGGCTGATGCAATGATGCAGCTTGCGGAGGAAAACAAGATTCTTGTCAAGGGACATACGGTTTTGTGGGACGACAAGAAATGGCAGCCAATTTGGGTTAAGTCGATAACTGATCCTGACGATCTTAAAAATGTGACTCTCAACAGAATGAACTCAGTTATGAAGAGATATAAAGGGAGGTTAATTGGATGGGATGTGATTAATGAGAATTTGCATTACAGCTATTACGAGGACATGCTTGGGAAAAACGCTTCAGCTATGATCTACTCTTTGGCCTCTAAGATTGATCCTGATATACCATTGTTCATAAACGAGTACAACACCGTAGAGTATGCAAAAGGAGTTGGGAGCCCGATCAACGTGAAGAATAAGATGCAAGAGATTGTTTCGTACCCAGGAAACATGAATATCAAAGGAGGGATTGGAGCACAAGCTCACTTTGTTCCAGCACAGCCTAACTTGCCTTACATGAGATCTGCTTTAGATACGTTAGGCTCTCTGGGTTTTCCAGTTTGGCTTACGGAGGTTGATATGCCCAAGTGCCCGGATCAG GTTAAATACATGGAGGAGGTTCTGAGAGAAGCTTACTCGCATCCTGCAGTCCAAGGCATAATCTTATATGCGGGGCCTGAGATGTCAGGTTTCAACAAGTTAACTCTTGCCGACAATGATTTCAACAACACAAAAGCAGGAGATCTCATTGACAAGCTGCTCCAAGAGTGGCAACAAGAACCTGCAGAGATTCCTGTTGAATACCACGAACATAATGATGAAGAACAAAGTCGAATCATTGGCTTTTCTCCAGAAGTTTCCTTGCTGCATGGACATTACACAGTTACTGTAACTAATCCATCGATGAAGAACTTCTCCACTACCTTCAGCTTGGAGGTAACTACGGAGTCGGGTCAACTCCAAGTGGTTCAACTTGAACTTGATGTTTGA